Proteins encoded within one genomic window of Methanothermobacter tenebrarum:
- the rbr gene encoding rubrerythrin translates to MKKTLKNLIKAFIGESQARNRYTFYAKIAKKEGFEQISEIFLITADNEREHAKWLFRMIQELKGADDSITVEAEAPLTLSNTAENLKAAIKGENYEHSEMYPEFADTAEEEGYHDIAKRLRAIATAEKHHEERYKKLLELVESNKVYQKDEEVIWTCRKCGYTHKGKKPPEKCPSCDHPSRYFQIKCEKY, encoded by the coding sequence ATGAAAAAAACCCTTAAGAATTTAATTAAAGCTTTTATTGGTGAAAGCCAAGCAAGGAATAGGTACACATTCTATGCTAAGATAGCTAAAAAGGAAGGATTTGAACAAATCTCGGAAATATTCCTAATAACAGCGGATAATGAAAGAGAACATGCAAAATGGTTATTCCGGATGATACAAGAACTAAAAGGAGCCGATGATTCTATAACAGTGGAGGCAGAAGCCCCACTCACACTATCAAACACCGCAGAGAATCTCAAAGCGGCTATAAAAGGGGAGAATTATGAGCATAGCGAAATGTACCCAGAATTTGCAGATACCGCGGAAGAAGAAGGGTACCATGATATAGCTAAACGCTTAAGGGCCATAGCAACCGCTGAAAAACACCACGAAGAAAGGTACAAAAAACTCCTAGAACTCGTAGAGTCCAATAAAGTTTACCAGAAAGACGAAGAAGTCATATGGACTTGTAGAAAATGCGGCTACACACACAAGGGCAAAAAACCACCTGAAAAGTGTCCATCATGCGACCATCCAAGCAGATATTTCCAGATAAAATGTGAAAAATACTAA
- a CDS encoding desulfoferrodoxin, whose amino-acid sequence MTSINQIFRCNICGNIVEVLNPGEGRLVCCDQPMELLLARHTDVGPEKHIPIIEEIEEGLKVKVGETAHPMEENHHIQWVEIIIDDKVLRKTLKAGDKPEATFKEKPSKKIMVRSYCNIHGLWHD is encoded by the coding sequence TTGACGAGTATAAATCAAATATTCAGATGCAACATATGCGGGAACATAGTCGAAGTTCTCAACCCCGGTGAAGGGCGCCTAGTATGCTGTGACCAGCCAATGGAGCTACTCTTAGCAAGACACACAGACGTGGGCCCAGAGAAACACATCCCCATAATAGAAGAGATAGAAGAAGGCCTAAAAGTGAAAGTTGGCGAAACAGCCCATCCAATGGAGGAAAACCACCACATCCAATGGGTAGAAATCATAATAGATGATAAGGTGTTAAGGAAAACCCTCAAAGCAGGTGACAAACCAGAGGCAACATTCAAGGAAAAACCATCCAAGAAAATCATGGTAAGATCATATTGTAACATACATGGACTATGGCACGATTAA
- a CDS encoding rubredoxin produces MKKYKCKVCGYVYDPEKGEPRRDTPPGTPFEDLPDLWKCPSCGAPKRMFKPLD; encoded by the coding sequence TTGAAGAAGTATAAGTGTAAGGTTTGTGGATATGTTTATGACCCAGAGAAGGGCGAGCCGCGTAGGGACACGCCCCCAGGAACGCCTTTTGAGGATTTACCCGATTTGTGGAAGTGCCCCTCTTGCGGGGCTCCTAAGAGGATGTTTAAACCATTAGATTAA
- the rd gene encoding rubredoxin: MDKYKCQMCGYIYDPEEGDPNHGIKPGTPFEDLPDDWTCPICGVGKDQFEKID; encoded by the coding sequence ATGGATAAATACAAGTGCCAAATGTGCGGATATATTTATGACCCAGAGGAGGGTGACCCAAACCATGGTATAAAACCTGGAACACCCTTCGAGGATCTGCCAGATGATTGGACTTGTCCCATTTGTGGGGTGGGAAAGGACCAATTCGAGAAGATCGATTAG
- a CDS encoding FprA family A-type flavoprotein, whose protein sequence is MAIKKIAEDVYALQSFDWDRRTFDSILETPKGTTYNSFLIKDEKNILIDSTEPSMAGELLEDLESLDVQIDYIISQHAEQDHSGAIPALLREYPNAKILGTKACKELLENLLGIPADKIQSIEDGQTLSAGHHQLNFIVTPWVHWPDTMVTYLLPEAILFSCDFFASHFATTKTISRLEDIQEEAKRYYAHIMMPFSQMVQGNLEKLRDLEIKMIAPSHGPIIEKPEIILGLYEGWSSQRANKVVIAYISMHGSTELMVKHIARMLMDLDVEIRVLNLANTNTGELIMELVDSKAMIIASPTVLTRPHPRIASILYLVNMLKPPIKYVALIGSYGWGTLIEKETRNLLGTINVEFLEPVLIKGKPGKEDFEKLDELAHEIKEKIGR, encoded by the coding sequence ATGGCAATTAAAAAAATAGCAGAGGACGTTTACGCCCTTCAAAGCTTCGACTGGGATAGGAGGACCTTCGATAGCATATTAGAAACTCCTAAGGGTACAACATATAATTCTTTTTTGATAAAAGACGAGAAGAACATCCTAATAGATTCGACGGAACCCTCAATGGCAGGGGAACTATTAGAGGATCTTGAATCCTTAGACGTTCAAATAGATTATATAATATCACAACATGCAGAGCAAGATCACTCAGGTGCAATACCCGCCCTATTAAGAGAATACCCCAATGCCAAGATCCTGGGGACAAAGGCATGCAAAGAACTCCTAGAAAACCTACTAGGAATCCCAGCTGATAAAATCCAGAGTATAGAAGATGGACAAACATTATCGGCCGGCCACCACCAACTAAATTTTATAGTAACTCCATGGGTTCACTGGCCAGACACCATGGTAACATATCTCTTACCAGAGGCTATACTATTCTCCTGCGACTTTTTTGCATCACACTTTGCAACAACTAAGACAATATCAAGGTTAGAGGACATCCAAGAGGAGGCTAAAAGATACTATGCACATATAATGATGCCATTTTCCCAGATGGTGCAAGGAAACCTCGAAAAACTCAGAGACCTTGAAATAAAAATGATAGCACCATCACACGGCCCTATCATAGAAAAACCAGAAATCATACTAGGCCTTTATGAGGGATGGTCATCCCAGAGAGCAAATAAGGTGGTTATAGCCTATATTTCAATGCATGGAAGCACGGAACTCATGGTCAAACACATTGCAAGGATGCTAATGGACTTGGATGTTGAAATCAGAGTATTAAACCTTGCAAATACTAATACAGGGGAGCTTATAATGGAACTTGTCGATTCAAAGGCCATGATCATAGCATCCCCCACAGTATTAACTAGGCCGCATCCACGTATAGCCTCAATATTATACCTTGTTAACATGCTCAAACCACCAATAAAATACGTTGCATTGATAGGATCCTATGGTTGGGGCACCCTCATCGAAAAAGAAACCAGGAACTTACTCGGGACCATCAATGTTGAATTCTTGGAGCCTGTACTCATAAAGGGCAAACCAGGCAAAGAAGATTTTGAAAAGTTAGACGAACTTGCACATGAAATTAAAGAAAAAATAGGGAGATGA
- a CDS encoding ferritin → MISERMEEALNRQLNAELYSAYLYLSMAAYYEASDLPGFANWMRVQAQEELTHAMKFFDYIVQSDGRVILETIEKPPEEWESPLDVSKHVLEHERKVTGLINDLVDLALEEKDHATYNFLQWFVAEQVEEENSAKELLRKVKLASESPAGLLMVDNELAGRVFNPPTDKEG, encoded by the coding sequence ATGATAAGTGAAAGGATGGAAGAAGCCTTGAACCGGCAATTGAATGCAGAATTATATTCAGCCTACCTGTATCTTTCGATGGCTGCATATTATGAGGCTTCTGACTTGCCAGGATTCGCTAATTGGATGCGAGTCCAAGCACAAGAGGAATTAACCCATGCCATGAAGTTCTTCGATTATATAGTCCAAAGTGATGGCCGAGTAATCCTCGAAACGATCGAAAAACCCCCTGAGGAATGGGAATCCCCATTAGATGTTAGTAAACATGTACTAGAGCATGAAAGGAAGGTCACAGGACTAATAAATGATCTCGTGGATTTGGCTTTGGAGGAGAAAGATCACGCCACCTACAATTTCCTCCAATGGTTCGTCGCGGAACAAGTTGAAGAAGAGAACTCAGCAAAGGAACTCCTCAGGAAGGTTAAACTAGCATCCGAATCACCAGCGGGCCTCCTAATGGTAGATAACGAGCTCGCTGGGAGAGTATTTAACCCACCAACAGATAAGGAGGGATAA